From a single Vibrio chagasii genomic region:
- a CDS encoding RDD family protein — protein sequence MSEVVENTPETVLASRWSRFWAFVIDGLIYATAMIPVALYTNLFDRALSNGAVELHEQIMMFIYGWVVFLLCHGYLLQKKGQTIGKNVMEIAIVDMDGRQIGLFNIVIKRILPISIFVYIPVIGQFISILNYLFVFRKNRRCLHDLIAGTQVVSVAVPRNLDFSTIE from the coding sequence ATGTCTGAAGTAGTAGAAAATACACCCGAAACTGTGCTCGCATCTCGATGGTCTCGCTTTTGGGCGTTTGTTATCGATGGCCTCATTTATGCGACTGCTATGATTCCAGTTGCTTTATATACCAATTTGTTCGATCGAGCCCTTTCTAATGGGGCCGTTGAATTACACGAACAAATAATGATGTTTATATATGGTTGGGTGGTGTTCCTATTGTGTCATGGCTACTTACTGCAGAAGAAGGGACAAACGATTGGAAAAAATGTAATGGAAATTGCGATTGTTGATATGGACGGTAGGCAAATAGGACTGTTCAACATAGTGATCAAACGAATTTTACCTATAAGCATCTTTGTTTATATTCCTGTTATTGGTCAGTTTATATCGATTCTTAATTACCTGTTTGTTTTCCGAAAAAATAGACGCTGCTTGCATGATTTAATCGCAGGCACTCAGGTGGTTAGTGTGGCGGTGCCCAGAAATCTAGATTTCAGTACTATCGAATAA
- a CDS encoding DUF3299 domain-containing protein translates to MIRFIALFVSIVSFGSLASEPTELDWKDLRPVHAQNQIVLPEISYQQKLTLQKIFTLSQYDDPKSNDELASLKETLKSEGLDADELLKLRSEYIANQQRASETVTHDFDGKKVRIPGFLVPIAFSAPLVATEFLLVPTAGACIHMPPPPANQIVRVSYPEGYKVETVQYPVWVEGVISSKLTTDNVYLVDGDTDVTMGYDMNASLVVNYH, encoded by the coding sequence TTGATTAGATTTATCGCGCTGTTTGTATCCATAGTTTCGTTTGGTAGCCTAGCTAGTGAACCAACAGAACTCGATTGGAAAGACCTGAGACCGGTACATGCACAGAACCAAATCGTATTGCCTGAGATCAGCTATCAACAAAAACTGACTCTTCAAAAAATATTCACCTTAAGCCAGTATGACGACCCAAAGAGTAATGATGAGTTAGCCAGCCTCAAAGAAACATTGAAATCGGAAGGGCTAGACGCCGATGAATTACTGAAGTTGCGTTCAGAGTACATCGCGAATCAACAGCGAGCATCAGAAACAGTCACTCACGACTTTGACGGTAAGAAGGTACGTATACCTGGGTTCCTGGTTCCAATTGCTTTCTCAGCTCCACTCGTCGCTACCGAATTCTTGTTAGTTCCTACTGCTGGAGCTTGTATACACATGCCACCACCACCCGCGAACCAAATTGTGAGAGTCTCTTACCCTGAGGGTTACAAAGTAGAAACCGTTCAGTATCCAGTGTGGGTAGAAGGCGTGATTTCATCAAAACTGACCACCGATAATGTCTATCTTGTCGATGGCGATACCGATGTCACCATGGGGTACGATATGAATGCTTCGTTGGTAGTAAATTACCACTAA
- the xdhA gene encoding xanthine dehydrogenase small subunit has translation MTVLNYLRTKINKTGTKEGCGSGDCGACTVVLGEVVDGQLQYRSVNSCLTFVSALHGKQLITVEDLQNRDKSLHPVQKAVVDFHGSQCGYCTPGFIMSMFALGKNKPDASKEDVMESLAGNLCRCTGYRPIVDAAMSLSTDQPLIDQFAELERKTIEKLESIQDTEANLRLGHLTAFSPRSTDELAKLFQAHPNAKLVAGGTDLALEVTQFHREIETLISVNLVEDMKVCEETDTDLIIGANLPISDSYSLLKKHYPDFGELLHRFASLQVRNQGTIGGNVANASPIGDTPPLLIALNAKIKLRCGDESRIMPIEDYFISYKVTAQKESEFIEQIIIPKPANDSFRAYKLSKRLDDDISAVCGAFDIQVEEGKVTHARIAFGGMAATPKRATRCENTLLGKPWTDANIKLAMQELYNDFEPLSDFRASQEYRSLSAANMLRRYFIEQQNKNNRIETRVTSYV, from the coding sequence ATGACAGTGCTCAATTACCTTCGTACCAAGATAAATAAAACAGGTACCAAAGAAGGTTGTGGGTCAGGTGACTGTGGCGCATGTACCGTCGTTCTCGGTGAAGTAGTTGATGGACAACTGCAATACCGTTCGGTGAACTCTTGCCTTACATTTGTGTCAGCGTTACACGGTAAGCAGCTGATCACAGTAGAAGATCTGCAAAACCGAGATAAGTCATTACACCCAGTACAGAAAGCGGTTGTCGATTTTCACGGCTCCCAATGTGGTTACTGCACACCGGGCTTCATCATGTCGATGTTTGCGCTTGGTAAAAACAAACCAGATGCAAGCAAAGAAGACGTCATGGAATCATTGGCTGGTAACCTATGTCGTTGTACTGGCTACCGCCCTATTGTTGATGCCGCAATGTCACTTTCAACAGACCAACCTTTGATTGATCAATTTGCTGAACTCGAGCGCAAAACCATCGAGAAACTAGAAAGCATTCAAGACACCGAAGCCAACTTACGTCTTGGCCACCTCACTGCTTTTTCCCCGAGAAGTACTGATGAGTTGGCCAAGCTTTTTCAAGCCCACCCGAACGCTAAGCTGGTTGCTGGCGGTACGGATTTAGCACTGGAAGTCACGCAATTCCATCGTGAGATTGAAACACTGATCAGCGTAAACCTTGTTGAAGACATGAAGGTATGTGAAGAGACAGACACCGATTTAATCATTGGTGCCAACCTTCCAATCAGCGACTCTTACTCACTTCTGAAAAAACACTACCCAGATTTTGGTGAGCTGTTACACCGCTTTGCTTCGCTGCAAGTACGCAACCAAGGCACCATCGGCGGTAATGTTGCCAATGCTTCTCCTATCGGTGATACGCCTCCCCTGCTGATTGCGCTTAATGCGAAAATCAAACTGCGCTGTGGTGATGAGTCTCGCATCATGCCGATCGAAGATTACTTCATCAGCTACAAGGTGACAGCTCAAAAAGAGAGTGAGTTCATTGAGCAAATCATCATCCCTAAACCAGCCAATGACAGTTTCCGAGCTTACAAGCTATCTAAACGTTTAGACGATGACATCTCTGCAGTATGTGGTGCGTTTGATATTCAAGTCGAAGAAGGCAAGGTAACACACGCTCGTATCGCCTTTGGTGGTATGGCTGCAACGCCTAAGCGCGCAACTCGTTGTGAAAATACGTTATTAGGCAAACCATGGACAGACGCTAATATTAAGTTAGCGATGCAAGAACTGTATAACGACTTTGAGCCGCTATCAGATTTCCGTGCAAGCCAAGAATACCGTTCATTGTCGGCGGCTAACATGCTGCGTCGCTACTTCATTGAACAACAGAACAAAAACAACCGAATCGAAACAAGGGTAACGTCTTATGTCTAA
- the xdhC gene encoding xanthine dehydrogenase accessory protein XdhC, with protein sequence MFKDNWIHELAKLEENYEPCVMVTVLEDRGSVPRDAGTKMLVTRDRIIATIGGGHLEHVATKMAREMLIASEKSLKVERFNLGARLGQCCGGMATLSFEPIGTQQNHLVLFGAGHVAKALLHIVATLPFRVTWIDEREEVFPDTLPHGVKKLVTDDPVGEVKHMPPNSYYLVMTHNHQLDFDLTKAIIDREDSRYFGMIGSLTKRKKFDFRLEQRGYSQEQIETMICPIGISAVNGKHPAEIAVSVAGELIAHYQGQALEQKRPTKQYQNQDLTDQHSQSSDVGEPPLEEKIA encoded by the coding sequence ATGTTTAAGGATAATTGGATTCACGAACTGGCAAAACTGGAAGAGAACTACGAACCATGTGTCATGGTGACAGTGCTTGAAGACAGGGGCTCAGTGCCACGTGATGCAGGTACCAAGATGCTTGTCACTCGTGACCGAATCATCGCTACGATTGGTGGTGGTCACCTTGAACATGTGGCCACTAAAATGGCGCGTGAAATGCTGATTGCCAGTGAAAAATCGCTCAAAGTGGAACGCTTTAACCTAGGGGCTCGTTTAGGCCAATGTTGTGGTGGAATGGCAACATTAAGCTTTGAACCGATTGGCACTCAACAGAACCACCTCGTGCTGTTTGGCGCTGGCCATGTGGCAAAAGCGCTGCTGCACATTGTCGCGACCCTACCCTTCCGTGTGACCTGGATTGATGAACGTGAAGAAGTGTTCCCTGACACGCTTCCTCACGGTGTCAAAAAGCTAGTCACCGACGATCCGGTTGGCGAAGTTAAACACATGCCACCGAATAGCTACTACCTAGTAATGACCCACAACCACCAGCTTGATTTCGATTTAACGAAAGCCATTATCGACCGTGAAGACAGCCGTTACTTCGGCATGATCGGCTCGCTGACTAAGCGTAAGAAGTTTGACTTCCGCTTAGAGCAACGTGGTTACAGCCAAGAACAAATTGAAACTATGATTTGTCCGATTGGCATTAGCGCTGTGAATGGCAAACATCCCGCTGAAATCGCGGTATCGGTTGCGGGTGAACTGATCGCACACTATCAGGGCCAAGCGCTTGAACAAAAGCGCCCAACCAAACAATATCAAAATCAGGATTTGACCGATCAACACAGTCAATCAAGCGATGTAGGTGAACCTCCTTTGGAAGAGAAGATCGCCTAA
- the xdhB gene encoding xanthine dehydrogenase molybdopterin binding subunit, whose amino-acid sequence MSNSNKHAMTHEEMVAIAKQDLKTGVGKSVKHDSAAKQVTGEAVYIDDRLEFPNQLHVYARLSTQAHAKITKIDVSPCYDFEGVAIAIQAKDVPGELDIGAILPGDPLLADGKVEYYGQPVIAVAANDLETARKAAHAAIIEYEELPAILDVKEALAKEHFVTESHTQQRGDSKAALAKAKHVISGDLEIGGQEHFYLETQISSVMPTEDGGMIVSTSTQNPTEVQKLVAEVIGVPMHKVVIDMRRMGGGFGGKETQAASPACMAAVIAHLTGRPTKMRLLRNEDMQQTGKRHPFYNQYTVGFDDNGVIQGADITVAGNCGYSPDLSSSIVDRAMFHSDNAYYLGDATVVGHRCKTNTASNTAYRGFGGPQGMMTIEHIMDEIARYLKKDPLEVRKANYYGEEGRNVTHYYQTVEDNFLPEITEQLERSSDYHARRKEIAEFNKQSPILKKGLAITPVKFGISFTATFLNQAGALIHIYTDGSIHLNHGGTEMGQGLNIKVAQIVAQEFQVDVERIQITATNTDKVPNTSPTAASSGADLNGKAAQNAAITIKQRLIDFASAHFKVSPEEVVFKNGMVQIRDEIMTFNSFVELAWFNQISLSSTGFYRTPKIYYDHEKARGRPFYYYAYGASCSEVIIDTLTGENKILRVDILHDVGASLNPAIDIGQVEGGFVQGVGWLTTEELVWNQQGRLMTNGPASYKIPAIADMPIDFRTHLLENRSNPEDTVFNSKAVGEPPFMLGMSVWSALKDAISYVAVDGAIPKLNTPATPERILMAIQEVSETAPTSADAQSETA is encoded by the coding sequence ATGTCTAATTCAAACAAGCATGCGATGACCCACGAAGAGATGGTTGCCATTGCAAAACAAGACCTAAAAACTGGCGTGGGTAAAAGCGTTAAACACGACAGTGCTGCCAAACAAGTAACGGGCGAAGCGGTATACATTGATGACCGCCTAGAGTTCCCAAATCAACTGCACGTGTACGCACGCCTGAGCACTCAAGCACACGCGAAGATCACTAAAATCGACGTATCACCGTGTTACGACTTTGAAGGTGTAGCCATTGCTATCCAAGCCAAAGACGTACCGGGTGAGCTGGATATCGGTGCAATCCTACCGGGTGACCCACTGCTTGCTGACGGCAAAGTAGAATATTACGGTCAACCCGTGATTGCCGTAGCAGCAAACGATCTAGAAACAGCACGTAAAGCGGCACATGCAGCCATTATTGAATACGAAGAGCTACCTGCCATCCTTGATGTTAAAGAAGCGCTAGCAAAAGAGCACTTCGTGACAGAGAGCCACACTCAACAGCGTGGTGACTCAAAAGCAGCATTGGCAAAAGCGAAACACGTGATCTCTGGTGACTTAGAGATCGGTGGCCAAGAGCACTTCTACCTAGAAACTCAAATCAGTAGCGTGATGCCAACCGAAGATGGCGGCATGATCGTCTCCACCTCAACACAGAACCCGACCGAAGTTCAAAAACTGGTTGCGGAAGTGATTGGCGTACCGATGCACAAAGTCGTGATTGATATGCGTCGTATGGGTGGTGGTTTCGGTGGTAAAGAGACTCAAGCAGCCTCTCCTGCGTGTATGGCAGCGGTGATTGCCCACCTGACAGGCCGACCGACCAAAATGCGCCTACTTCGTAACGAAGACATGCAACAAACCGGTAAACGACACCCGTTTTACAACCAATACACCGTCGGCTTCGACGACAATGGGGTGATTCAAGGTGCTGACATTACCGTTGCAGGTAACTGTGGTTACTCGCCAGACTTATCAAGCTCTATCGTCGACCGTGCAATGTTCCACTCAGACAACGCTTACTACCTAGGCGATGCAACTGTGGTTGGTCATCGATGCAAAACCAACACAGCGTCGAACACTGCGTATCGTGGCTTTGGTGGCCCGCAAGGTATGATGACTATCGAACACATCATGGATGAGATTGCGCGTTACCTGAAAAAAGATCCTTTGGAAGTACGTAAGGCGAACTACTACGGCGAAGAAGGCCGTAACGTAACCCATTACTACCAAACCGTTGAAGACAACTTTTTACCTGAGATAACCGAACAACTTGAGCGCAGCAGTGACTATCACGCACGTCGTAAAGAAATCGCTGAGTTCAACAAGCAAAGCCCTATCTTGAAGAAAGGTCTTGCTATCACACCTGTGAAATTCGGCATCTCGTTTACTGCGACTTTCTTGAACCAAGCAGGTGCGCTTATCCATATCTATACCGATGGCAGTATTCATTTGAATCACGGTGGTACGGAAATGGGGCAAGGCTTGAACATCAAAGTGGCACAAATCGTTGCACAGGAGTTCCAAGTCGATGTCGAACGTATACAGATCACCGCTACAAACACAGACAAAGTTCCGAACACATCACCAACCGCAGCCTCATCGGGCGCCGACCTCAACGGTAAAGCCGCGCAAAACGCAGCAATAACCATTAAGCAGCGCCTGATCGACTTCGCTTCTGCACACTTCAAAGTGTCTCCAGAAGAGGTAGTGTTCAAGAACGGCATGGTGCAGATCCGCGATGAGATCATGACCTTCAACTCATTTGTTGAACTGGCTTGGTTTAACCAAATCTCGCTATCGAGCACTGGCTTCTACCGCACTCCAAAGATCTATTACGATCACGAGAAGGCGCGCGGTCGCCCGTTCTACTACTACGCCTATGGTGCTTCATGTTCAGAGGTCATCATCGATACTCTCACTGGCGAGAACAAGATTCTACGTGTTGATATTTTGCATGACGTAGGCGCTTCACTGAACCCTGCAATTGACATCGGCCAAGTCGAAGGCGGCTTTGTGCAAGGTGTCGGATGGTTGACGACAGAAGAGTTGGTATGGAACCAACAAGGTCGCTTGATGACCAATGGCCCAGCAAGCTACAAAATCCCTGCGATTGCTGATATGCCAATTGATTTCAGAACGCACCTTTTGGAAAACCGCAGCAACCCAGAAGACACAGTATTCAACTCGAAAGCCGTGGGTGAACCACCTTTCATGTTGGGTATGTCGGTATGGAGTGCATTGAAAGATGCGATTAGCTATGTAGCTGTTGATGGTGCGATTCCTAAGCTCAACACACCAGCAACGCCAGAGCGTATTTTGATGGCGATTCAGGAAGTCTCTGAAACAGCCCCGACTTCGGCCGATGCTCAATCAGAAACGGCTTAG
- a CDS encoding HNH endonuclease — translation MSGRKPIPKAVKKVLRTEVGFGCPVKGCGNPYLEYHHFDPPVSVRAHNEPEGMIALCAQHHKKADGGAYTVDQLHALKRDKVNAGLVKGSLDWLRKDLLAVVGGNFYYETPKIITIDNVDLVSLIRDEDGYLRLNVNMLSLESEERIIIEDNSWENIGSPTDLRSPPQGKELELSYPNGDYLYLRFIELKSKDQAIKKYGYDVFDDLSFPLTAVEVNITIAGTRIELTPDSSKIGDIKMTGSLSSHCGGGILIQNTGLHWKQNPVWKRQNLVEQTEHHNVLKVNFGRR, via the coding sequence AGTCAAAGGGTGTGGAAACCCTTATCTTGAATACCATCATTTTGATCCTCCAGTAAGCGTGAGAGCTCACAATGAACCCGAAGGTATGATCGCTTTGTGTGCACAACATCATAAGAAAGCAGATGGCGGGGCTTATACGGTGGATCAACTTCATGCTTTGAAAAGGGATAAAGTAAATGCAGGTTTGGTTAAGGGGAGTTTGGACTGGCTACGTAAGGACTTGCTCGCCGTTGTTGGCGGGAACTTTTATTATGAAACGCCAAAGATAATCACTATCGATAATGTAGATCTGGTTTCATTAATAAGAGACGAAGATGGCTATTTGCGACTGAATGTTAATATGCTGAGTTTAGAATCAGAAGAGCGAATCATAATTGAAGATAATTCTTGGGAGAACATTGGCTCACCAACTGATTTAAGAAGCCCTCCACAAGGGAAAGAGTTGGAATTAAGTTATCCCAATGGAGACTATCTATATTTGCGTTTTATAGAGCTAAAAAGTAAAGATCAAGCAATTAAGAAATATGGTTACGATGTGTTCGATGATTTGAGCTTTCCACTAACTGCTGTAGAAGTAAATATAACGATCGCGGGAACAAGAATTGAACTTACTCCTGATAGCTCGAAGATCGGTGATATCAAAATGACAGGGAGCTTATCTTCACACTGCGGTGGCGGGATATTGATTCAAAACACAGGGTTGCATTGGAAGCAAAACCCAGTTTGGAAACGTCAAAATTTGGTTGAACAGACCGAGCACCACAATGTCTTAAAAGTAAACTTTGGTCGTAGATAA
- a CDS encoding AEC family transporter: MFEQVVSILFPVFALASAGFAVGRWLKPDFKPINRINMDVCIPALVFASLTTMPLDTEQLPLISASLVAVLVPALLMIPICKIFKLNFKAWAPPHMFRNSGNLAIPLFTYTFGESALAPAVLLFVVSACVHISVGLALLSEGNPIKQIFKMPIFLAALLAMTLNLSGIAVWNPIYEATSLLGQAAVPIMLLSLGSQMVNLRLSGLKVGLLCTAQSLFTGAIAFTIIYFFIPLPTLHLQMMVLFTMLPPAVMNYLFAERFNVEPPKVASMVLFGNFLSVVTLPILLSFALSMS; the protein is encoded by the coding sequence ATGTTCGAACAGGTCGTTAGCATTCTGTTTCCCGTTTTTGCACTCGCCAGTGCTGGCTTTGCAGTCGGTCGTTGGCTTAAGCCCGATTTCAAGCCAATCAATCGCATCAACATGGATGTTTGTATCCCTGCTTTGGTGTTTGCATCGCTGACCACCATGCCACTCGACACCGAACAACTGCCGCTGATTTCTGCCTCTTTGGTTGCGGTGTTAGTGCCCGCACTGCTGATGATTCCAATCTGTAAGATCTTTAAGCTCAACTTCAAAGCTTGGGCACCGCCACACATGTTTCGTAATAGCGGCAACCTTGCGATTCCCCTGTTCACTTATACTTTTGGCGAGAGTGCATTAGCCCCAGCGGTACTGCTATTTGTGGTATCGGCGTGTGTTCATATCAGTGTAGGCTTAGCGTTATTAAGCGAAGGTAACCCGATCAAACAGATCTTCAAGATGCCAATATTCTTGGCTGCTTTATTAGCAATGACACTAAATTTATCCGGCATTGCAGTGTGGAATCCTATCTACGAAGCCACATCGCTACTTGGGCAAGCTGCTGTTCCTATCATGCTGTTGTCACTGGGCTCACAAATGGTCAACTTAAGACTGAGCGGTCTGAAAGTCGGCTTGTTATGTACAGCGCAATCTCTGTTCACTGGAGCGATCGCTTTTACGATCATCTACTTCTTCATTCCTCTACCCACTCTACACTTGCAGATGATGGTACTGTTCACCATGCTGCCACCTGCTGTGATGAATTACCTGTTTGCAGAAAGATTCAACGTAGAGCCACCTAAAGTTGCCTCAATGGTTTTATTTGGCAACTTCTTAAGTGTGGTAACGCTGCCGATACTGCTGTCTTTTGCCTTGTCGATGTCCTAA
- a CDS encoding GrpB family protein, which produces MQFYPAEQYQAACHEMFERYERDIKKLLLNARVEHVGASSIPLAVSKGDLDIFVGVESNELEDAVERLTTLGFKEKLDTLRTPELCMLESISSEDVALQVVANGSEFGCFLTFRDKLRAAPALVKQYNALKMSCEGWPQEEYREKKATFIEHVLALK; this is translated from the coding sequence ATGCAATTTTACCCAGCAGAACAATATCAAGCTGCTTGCCATGAGATGTTTGAACGATACGAACGTGATATCAAGAAGCTACTCCTTAACGCGAGAGTTGAGCACGTCGGCGCATCGTCCATTCCGTTGGCCGTATCTAAGGGCGATTTAGATATCTTCGTTGGCGTTGAGTCCAACGAGCTTGAGGATGCTGTAGAACGACTTACAACACTCGGCTTTAAAGAGAAACTCGATACGCTAAGAACGCCCGAATTGTGCATGTTGGAATCCATATCCTCTGAAGATGTGGCATTGCAAGTGGTCGCCAATGGTTCTGAGTTTGGATGCTTTCTAACGTTTCGTGACAAGCTACGTGCAGCTCCTGCCTTAGTTAAGCAATACAACGCTCTCAAAATGTCTTGTGAAGGTTGGCCGCAAGAAGAGTACCGTGAAAAGAAAGCGACTTTTATCGAGCATGTGTTGGCTTTGAAATAG
- a CDS encoding amidohydrolase family protein — protein sequence MKKTLLASSLALVASFAYAEQEAQLPQTLFQNVDIFNGTENKLYEDHFVLVEGNIITSISAKTIDVRDDAVVIDGTGKTLTPGFIENHAHLMLMGPSLPTMESNTTWEDFAIHGTRMAEMYLMQGFTTVRDAGGANGGLRRAIDAGQIIGPRYYPSGAFLSTRGGHADFANYTAPVGEETNFSRLNMAQEVDSVAEVKKYARNNFRMGATQLKYMQSGGVVSAFDPWQLLAGSPEEVGAAVEVADTYGSYVMAHSYRKEAIIGALNAGVKSIEHGFMFDCEISELMEEKGAYITTNLTAFDPNLLEIPAVKNVASSLAKAKSASAAFKDYIPNMKKCPAPRGFQTDCVGSVDACNIQIAYEKKLNNDFFGPYESLKTLTSVGGEIATLSGDFMNPYPDAKLGVIEKGAYADILLLDGNPFEDFSVVGTGDQWFGADKRPDSPESIKLIMKDGVIYKNTL from the coding sequence ATGAAGAAGACTTTGCTTGCCTCTTCACTCGCATTGGTAGCGTCGTTTGCCTATGCCGAACAAGAGGCTCAACTACCACAGACGTTATTTCAAAATGTCGATATCTTCAACGGCACTGAAAACAAGTTGTACGAAGACCACTTTGTATTGGTCGAAGGCAACATCATTACCTCCATTTCAGCAAAAACAATTGATGTTCGCGACGATGCCGTAGTGATAGACGGTACAGGCAAAACCTTAACTCCAGGCTTTATCGAAAACCATGCGCACTTGATGCTAATGGGCCCAAGCTTGCCAACGATGGAATCGAACACCACATGGGAAGATTTCGCAATACACGGAACGCGTATGGCAGAGATGTACCTGATGCAAGGTTTCACCACAGTTCGTGATGCAGGCGGAGCCAACGGTGGCCTAAGACGAGCCATCGATGCAGGGCAAATTATTGGGCCTCGTTATTACCCATCCGGTGCATTTTTGAGTACTCGTGGCGGACACGCCGACTTTGCTAACTACACCGCCCCTGTCGGTGAAGAAACCAACTTTAGCCGTTTGAATATGGCACAAGAAGTCGATAGCGTTGCCGAAGTCAAGAAGTACGCTCGTAACAACTTCCGCATGGGTGCAACTCAGTTGAAATACATGCAATCCGGTGGTGTGGTATCCGCCTTTGACCCATGGCAATTATTGGCAGGCTCACCAGAAGAGGTCGGTGCAGCAGTTGAAGTAGCCGATACTTACGGCAGCTACGTAATGGCGCACTCCTATCGTAAAGAGGCGATCATTGGCGCACTAAACGCAGGCGTTAAATCGATCGAGCACGGCTTTATGTTTGACTGTGAGATTTCAGAACTCATGGAAGAAAAAGGAGCGTACATCACCACTAACCTTACCGCGTTCGACCCTAACCTTCTTGAGATCCCTGCAGTTAAGAACGTTGCATCAAGTTTAGCTAAAGCAAAATCGGCTTCTGCCGCGTTTAAAGACTACATCCCGAATATGAAGAAGTGTCCAGCTCCTCGTGGCTTCCAGACTGACTGTGTAGGCTCTGTTGATGCTTGTAACATTCAAATCGCTTACGAGAAAAAGCTAAACAATGACTTCTTTGGTCCTTACGAATCATTGAAAACTCTTACGTCTGTCGGTGGTGAAATTGCCACACTATCAGGTGACTTCATGAACCCATATCCAGATGCGAAACTGGGTGTGATTGAGAAAGGCGCATACGCAGATATCCTGCTACTTGATGGTAACCCATTCGAAGACTTTTCTGTGGTAGGTACCGGTGACCAATGGTTTGGTGCCGATAAGCGACCAGACTCACCAGAAAGCATTAAGCTCATTATGAAAGATGGTGTTATCTACAAAAACACACTTTAG
- the guaD gene encoding guanine deaminase: protein MTTQRKAYRASILHSVADPKDVGIDESYEYFEDGVLVVENGHIVDLGHADDVLARQPKTLEVKEYKDKLITSGFIDTHIHYPQTGMIASYGEQLLDWLENYTFPEEKRFKNPVYAHKVAKLFLDELASNGTTTALVFGTVHKESVNVFFEEAEKRNLRMIAGKVLMDRNAPDYLTDTPESGYEDSKELIEKWHNRGRLHYAVTPRFAPTSTPEQLATVGKLLEEYPDVYMHTHLSENKKEIDWVLELFPERDSYLDVYDHYGLLHKRSVFAHGIHLSDCECKRLADTDSAIAFCPTSNLFLGSGLFKLPKMEEHGIRVGMGTDVGAGTSFSILQTMSEAYKIMQLQQEKLHPAKSLFLATLGGARSLHLEDKIGNLEVGKEADFVVLDLHATQLMRFRMEQATKLEEKLFVLMSLGDDRTVSETYIYGEKAYDVNFKDYKKLVS from the coding sequence ATGACAACGCAACGCAAAGCTTATCGCGCCAGTATTTTACACAGCGTAGCCGACCCAAAAGACGTCGGTATCGATGAGTCTTACGAATATTTTGAAGACGGTGTTTTAGTGGTTGAGAATGGCCACATCGTCGATTTAGGCCATGCCGATGACGTATTGGCACGTCAGCCTAAAACACTCGAAGTAAAAGAATACAAAGACAAACTGATCACCTCTGGTTTTATTGATACGCACATCCACTACCCTCAAACGGGGATGATCGCGTCTTACGGTGAGCAGCTACTTGATTGGTTAGAGAACTACACCTTCCCAGAAGAGAAACGTTTCAAAAACCCAGTCTACGCACACAAAGTGGCAAAGCTATTTCTAGACGAACTGGCGAGCAACGGCACCACGACAGCACTAGTGTTTGGCACCGTGCACAAAGAGTCAGTGAACGTGTTCTTTGAAGAAGCTGAGAAACGTAACCTACGTATGATCGCAGGTAAGGTTTTAATGGATCGCAATGCGCCCGATTACCTCACCGACACTCCTGAATCTGGCTATGAAGACTCAAAAGAACTCATCGAGAAATGGCATAACCGAGGTCGCTTACACTACGCAGTAACGCCACGTTTTGCACCAACCAGTACGCCAGAACAGTTGGCGACGGTTGGGAAATTACTCGAAGAGTACCCAGACGTTTACATGCACACTCACCTTTCTGAAAACAAAAAAGAGATCGATTGGGTTCTAGAATTGTTCCCAGAACGCGACAGCTATTTAGATGTGTATGACCACTATGGCTTGCTGCATAAGCGTTCAGTATTTGCACACGGTATTCACCTATCAGACTGCGAATGCAAACGCCTAGCGGATACCGATTCTGCAATCGCCTTCTGCCCTACTTCAAACCTGTTTTTAGGCTCTGGCTTATTCAAGCTACCAAAAATGGAAGAGCACGGTATTCGTGTTGGAATGGGGACAGACGTTGGCGCTGGTACCAGCTTCTCGATTCTGCAAACCATGAGCGAAGCGTACAAAATCATGCAGCTTCAACAAGAGAAACTTCACCCTGCTAAATCGCTGTTTTTGGCAACTTTAGGTGGCGCACGTTCTCTGCATTTAGAAGATAAAATCGGTAACTTAGAAGTAGGCAAAGAAGCCGATTTCGTCGTGTTAGATCTGCACGCGACACAACTGATGCGCTTCAGAATGGAACAAGCGACCAAGCTTGAAGAAAAACTATTTGTACTGATGAGCTTGGGTGACGACAGAACCGTCAGCGAGACTTACATCTACGGTGAGAAAGCCTACGACGTCAATTTCAAAGATTACAAAAAGCTTGTGAGTTAG